One part of the Acidimicrobiia bacterium genome encodes these proteins:
- a CDS encoding molybdenum cofactor biosynthesis protein MoaE produces MSEPHDGDTWVGLTKEPVPLASITTWVARPDCGAVVVFSGNARDHAEGRPGVTKLEYEAYTEIVVPRLAAIVAKARELYSDIGRMAIVHRVGLVEIGESAVVVAVSSPHRDTAFSAARYGIDTVKATVPIWKRETWEGGQSWGLEPQHIVDVDGISAPAVSEKLPGGDQ; encoded by the coding sequence GTGAGTGAACCACACGACGGCGACACCTGGGTCGGCTTAACTAAAGAACCGGTACCCCTGGCCAGCATTACCACCTGGGTAGCGCGGCCCGATTGCGGTGCGGTAGTGGTCTTTAGTGGCAATGCCCGCGATCATGCTGAAGGTCGTCCTGGGGTTACCAAGCTTGAATACGAGGCTTACACCGAAATAGTTGTTCCACGACTGGCTGCCATCGTGGCCAAAGCGCGTGAGCTCTACAGCGATATTGGTCGAATGGCAATAGTGCATCGGGTGGGTTTGGTCGAGATTGGTGAGTCGGCAGTGGTGGTCGCGGTTTCCTCACCCCACCGCGACACCGCGTTTAGCGCGGCACGCTACGGAATCGATACGGTGAAAGCCACCGTTCCGATTTGGAAACGTGAAACCTGGGAAGGTGGCCAAAGCTGGGGTTTAGAACCTCAACACATCGTCGATGTGGATGGTATATCCGCCCCAGCGGTTTCCGAAAAGTTACCAGGTGGTGATCAGTGA
- a CDS encoding rod shape-determining protein yields MVGITLARDLAIDLGTANTLVYARGEGIVMNEPTVIALNNQTGEVLAMGHDAWQMIGRTPANIVAVRPLRQGAITDFDITQRMIRLVLQRVGVSRFNRPRVIICVPSAITAVERRAVTEAARRAGAADAQLIEQPMAAAIGSGLPINEPIGSMVVDIGGGTSEAALISLGGIVAIEAVRVGSFDIDNAIQNFIRREYGIAIGEQTAEQIKVTIGSAYPVQEDVNAEVRGRDLVTGLPKTVLLTPAEVRDAIEEPVNAIVEAVLACLAAAPPELAQDLIGQGIHLVGGGGMLAGLAVRLQQETQVDVHLVEAPLESVVLGAGRCIEAYDVLKGVFMDARSAR; encoded by the coding sequence TTGGTAGGCATTACTCTGGCTCGAGATCTTGCGATTGACTTAGGCACCGCCAATACCTTGGTTTACGCACGCGGTGAGGGCATCGTTATGAACGAGCCCACCGTTATCGCGCTTAACAACCAAACCGGTGAAGTGCTAGCCATGGGTCATGACGCTTGGCAGATGATTGGTCGAACCCCGGCCAACATTGTGGCGGTTCGCCCGTTACGCCAAGGCGCAATCACCGACTTCGACATCACGCAACGCATGATTCGGTTGGTTCTACAACGAGTAGGGGTCAGTCGATTCAATCGGCCCCGAGTAATTATTTGTGTGCCCTCGGCTATTACTGCGGTCGAGCGGCGTGCCGTTACCGAAGCTGCTCGCCGCGCTGGGGCGGCCGATGCGCAACTAATAGAACAGCCCATGGCCGCGGCTATTGGTTCTGGGTTGCCCATCAACGAACCAATCGGTTCGATGGTTGTTGATATTGGTGGTGGCACCTCAGAGGCCGCCTTAATTTCCCTGGGTGGAATTGTGGCTATCGAAGCCGTGCGGGTGGGCAGCTTCGATATCGACAATGCCATTCAGAATTTCATCCGCCGTGAATACGGTATTGCTATTGGTGAGCAAACAGCCGAACAGATCAAGGTCACAATTGGTTCGGCTTATCCCGTACAAGAAGATGTGAACGCCGAAGTTCGTGGCCGTGACCTCGTTACTGGTCTGCCAAAGACGGTGTTGCTGACCCCGGCTGAAGTACGTGACGCCATTGAAGAACCGGTAAACGCCATTGTCGAGGCTGTCCTGGCTTGTTTGGCAGCCGCCCCACCTGAATTGGCACAAGACCTAATCGGTCAAGGCATCCATTTGGTTGGCGGTGGCGGCATGCTTGCCGGTTTGGCCGTGCGTCTACAACAAGAAACCCAAGTCGACGTGCACCTAGTAGAGGCTCCGTTGGAATCGGTGGTGCTCGGTGCTGGTCGCTGCATCGAGGCATACGACGTGCTGAAGGGCGTGTTTATGGACGCTCGTTCAGCACGGTAA
- a CDS encoding zinc-dependent metalloprotease: MSESGAGGAGDPFGGIPFFGDLAKMLSQSGPVNWETARQLAFSIATGGETEPNVDPMERIQLEQFSRIAELHVGAITGLATSTSGGLTILPVTRSHWVNNAFKVYEPYFEAIAKALKPGSAQEPGTATSGSDPFGLANMQAFSDPNTDPEAAMEAWFEQMMTMLAPVMLGMSAGSLIGHLSTRSFGQYDLPIPQTAHDELLLIWPNIKQFGEEWSLDPIELRLWVCLHEIAHHTILSVPHVAKTLQQLLLEFVSAFEPDSSGLTNSLENINPNDPTGLASMQSMLSDPEVLLGAMRTSQQDDLLARLDAITTVIVGYVDWVMDEIGQRLMASYGQITEAIRRRRVEASSQDRFVGKILGLDLTQAHYERGSKFIAGVVERSGAAALSRLWEHPQNLPTPNEVAAPGLWLARIDLPHDEA, encoded by the coding sequence ATGAGTGAATCAGGTGCTGGTGGAGCCGGAGACCCTTTTGGTGGCATCCCATTTTTTGGCGATCTAGCCAAAATGCTGTCACAAAGTGGCCCCGTCAATTGGGAAACGGCACGACAACTGGCTTTTTCGATTGCGACCGGTGGCGAAACAGAACCGAATGTTGACCCCATGGAGCGCATCCAGCTGGAACAGTTTTCTAGAATTGCGGAACTACACGTTGGGGCCATAACGGGGCTTGCAACCTCGACTTCGGGCGGACTTACTATTCTACCGGTCACCCGTAGCCACTGGGTCAACAACGCCTTCAAAGTGTACGAACCATATTTTGAGGCCATCGCCAAAGCGTTGAAACCGGGCTCGGCTCAAGAACCAGGTACCGCTACTAGCGGCTCAGATCCGTTCGGTTTGGCGAACATGCAGGCATTTTCTGACCCGAATACCGACCCTGAAGCCGCCATGGAGGCGTGGTTTGAACAAATGATGACCATGTTGGCACCGGTGATGTTAGGTATGAGCGCCGGTTCGCTTATTGGACATCTATCTACCCGTTCTTTTGGCCAATATGATCTGCCAATTCCGCAAACCGCCCACGACGAACTTTTGCTTATTTGGCCGAACATAAAGCAATTCGGCGAGGAATGGAGCCTGGACCCAATAGAGCTTCGTTTGTGGGTCTGTTTACACGAGATCGCCCACCACACCATTCTCAGCGTTCCTCACGTTGCCAAGACCCTTCAACAGCTTCTATTGGAGTTCGTTTCAGCGTTCGAACCCGACAGCAGCGGCCTCACTAATTCCCTGGAAAATATCAATCCCAATGATCCAACGGGGTTGGCCTCGATGCAATCGATGCTGAGCGACCCCGAGGTCCTCTTGGGGGCCATGAGAACCAGTCAACAAGACGATCTGTTGGCTCGGCTGGACGCCATAACAACTGTCATTGTGGGCTACGTGGATTGGGTGATGGACGAGATTGGTCAGCGTCTCATGGCCAGCTATGGCCAAATTACCGAGGCCATTCGTCGCCGTCGGGTGGAAGCATCATCACAAGACCGGTTCGTGGGCAAAATTTTAGGCCTCGATCTAACCCAGGCACATTACGAGCGTGGCTCGAAATTTATTGCGGGCGTGGTGGAGCGCTCGGGGGCCGCTGCGCTTAGCCGCTTGTGGGAACATCCCCAGAACTTGCCTACTCCAAATGAGGTCGCCGCACCCGGGCTGTGGCTGGCCCGCATCGATCTACCCCATGATGAAGCTTAA
- a CDS encoding NAD-dependent epimerase/dehydratase family protein produces the protein MNVVTLTGSEGALGKRVVELLKNEPEISRIVALDRVRLAKGTDPRVQSHRVDLLNGEIVPLLAGADTLIHLASVISPEKPGRGGESAEFQLAERAIGAAIEAGVNHVVVISSAAVYGAYPTNPVPLTEDAPLKPNPGFAFAEVKAEIEVLVVELRAKHPEITISVLRPTVTVADDGASWLGQTLANVPAVAAGDIDPPEQFLHFDDLAQAVVLAARKRLNGAFNVAPDGWISPDAMGAFRTIPKPRVPVWAANSLAWARARVTASAPPPAALPLTIYPWVVANDRLRDAGWEPAFTNEEAYIASTEPGPFDSISPKRRQELALGVAGGAIVATGVGVAALVRRQLGRRK, from the coding sequence ATGAACGTAGTTACCCTCACCGGCTCTGAAGGTGCGTTAGGAAAACGCGTTGTCGAGCTACTAAAAAATGAACCTGAAATTAGCCGGATTGTGGCCTTAGACCGGGTTCGTTTAGCTAAAGGAACTGATCCTCGTGTGCAATCGCATCGGGTTGATTTGTTAAACGGTGAAATCGTGCCGTTGCTGGCTGGCGCTGACACCCTTATCCATTTGGCATCGGTAATATCGCCGGAAAAACCTGGTCGTGGCGGCGAGTCAGCCGAGTTTCAGCTCGCCGAAAGAGCCATTGGGGCTGCCATTGAGGCTGGGGTTAACCATGTAGTGGTCATCTCAAGTGCCGCTGTTTATGGGGCATACCCCACTAACCCGGTGCCTCTAACCGAAGATGCGCCTCTTAAGCCCAACCCCGGTTTTGCTTTTGCCGAAGTAAAAGCCGAAATCGAGGTTTTGGTAGTTGAGCTTCGGGCCAAGCACCCTGAAATCACTATTTCTGTTCTGCGGCCTACCGTTACCGTGGCCGATGATGGAGCAAGCTGGCTGGGCCAAACTTTAGCCAACGTCCCCGCTGTAGCGGCGGGCGACATCGACCCGCCCGAGCAGTTCTTGCACTTTGATGACTTGGCCCAAGCTGTCGTGTTGGCAGCCAGAAAGCGTTTAAACGGTGCTTTTAATGTGGCACCTGACGGTTGGATTTCACCGGACGCTATGGGTGCCTTTCGAACTATTCCCAAGCCCCGAGTTCCGGTTTGGGCGGCCAACAGCCTGGCTTGGGCGCGGGCACGTGTCACCGCGTCGGCCCCGCCACCAGCGGCGCTGCCTCTTACTATTTACCCCTGGGTGGTTGCTAATGACCGGTTGCGTGACGCTGGCTGGGAACCAGCTTTTACCAATGAAGAGGCCTACATTGCTTCAACCGAGCCCGGTCCGTTCGACTCAATCAGCCCTAAGCGGCGCCAAGAGTTGGCCCTAGGTGTGGCCGGAGGTGCGATAGTCGCGACCGGAGTTGGGGTGGCGGCCTTGGTGCGACGCCAACTCGGCCGGCGTAAATAG
- a CDS encoding biotin transporter BioY — MYAPSPALTLSGLLPTTKVRTVALVVAAAALTALAAQISVPIPGTPVPVTLQTFTVVLVGAGLGWKSGLASQLLYVMVGAMGAPIYAGGEGGWTATTSHTAGYLVGFVVAATVAGALAERGQDRRILTAIPAMAIASVIIWAFGATWLAYSLSISPAAAISAGVTPFILGDAIKMLAAGLVLPAAWRLVESRR, encoded by the coding sequence GTGTATGCCCCATCGCCAGCCCTAACCCTCTCGGGATTACTACCAACGACCAAGGTACGAACCGTAGCTTTGGTGGTAGCAGCCGCTGCGTTGACCGCCCTCGCGGCGCAGATCTCGGTACCCATTCCTGGTACCCCGGTGCCGGTAACACTGCAAACCTTCACGGTGGTGCTGGTAGGTGCCGGTTTGGGCTGGAAGTCAGGGCTTGCTAGTCAGCTGCTCTATGTGATGGTGGGCGCTATGGGTGCCCCTATTTATGCTGGTGGCGAAGGCGGCTGGACGGCGACCACTAGCCATACCGCTGGCTATCTAGTGGGTTTTGTGGTGGCCGCTACGGTGGCTGGCGCGTTGGCTGAGCGTGGTCAAGACCGCCGGATTCTCACCGCTATTCCCGCTATGGCCATTGCGTCGGTAATTATTTGGGCCTTTGGTGCCACCTGGTTGGCTTACTCGCTGTCAATCTCACCCGCAGCTGCCATTAGCGCCGGGGTGACCCCATTTATCCTGGGTGACGCCATCAAGATGTTGGCTGCGGGGTTGGTGCTACCAGCTGCGTGGCGCTTGGTGGAATCACGCCGATAA
- a CDS encoding WhiB family transcriptional regulator, giving the protein MFNGGIMDNTWMSQGLCANYPPTTFFPSDGAGVEVARKICAECPVAETCLEYALVNRIDHGVWGGTSERQRRRILKARRELAEV; this is encoded by the coding sequence ATGTTTAACGGAGGAATCATGGATAACACCTGGATGAGCCAAGGCCTTTGCGCCAACTACCCACCCACAACCTTCTTCCCAAGCGACGGCGCAGGAGTTGAGGTCGCTCGCAAGATCTGTGCTGAGTGCCCGGTGGCTGAAACCTGCCTCGAGTACGCCCTCGTGAATCGTATTGATCACGGCGTATGGGGTGGCACCTCCGAGCGTCAACGACGCCGGATTTTGAAAGCTCGTCGTGAACTAGCTGAGGTTTAG
- a CDS encoding enoyl-CoA hydratase-related protein, with translation MAEELVLVEREGDVITITMNRPKRRNALSLELLEALLQAFRQAGDTDATGVILAGAGPAFSAGHDLGAMVGAPLPQMHKLLRTCTEVMDTMQYIPQVVIARVHAVATAAGCQLVAAADLAVAAGNATFAAPGGKGGWFCTTPMVAIGRSIGRKQALELALTGDSIDAQTAWSWGLINRVVEEEELEEATLELLGRATRGSAASRAMGKRALHRQLGMDQESAYDYAIEVMAAASQLEDAQEGMLSFVEKRPAEWKHR, from the coding sequence ATGGCAGAAGAACTCGTACTAGTTGAGCGTGAAGGTGATGTCATCACGATCACTATGAACCGTCCGAAACGACGAAACGCGCTGTCGCTAGAACTTTTGGAAGCGCTCTTGCAGGCGTTTCGCCAAGCTGGAGACACCGATGCGACGGGGGTGATTCTGGCTGGAGCTGGCCCGGCCTTTAGCGCCGGACACGATTTGGGTGCCATGGTCGGCGCACCTCTGCCCCAGATGCATAAATTGTTGCGTACCTGTACCGAGGTTATGGACACCATGCAATACATTCCACAGGTGGTGATTGCCAGGGTGCATGCGGTGGCAACCGCTGCTGGCTGCCAGCTGGTGGCAGCAGCCGATCTGGCGGTGGCGGCTGGAAATGCCACCTTCGCGGCACCCGGAGGTAAGGGTGGCTGGTTCTGTACGACCCCCATGGTGGCGATTGGTCGCAGCATCGGTCGGAAACAGGCCCTAGAGCTGGCATTAACTGGTGATTCGATTGACGCGCAAACGGCGTGGTCGTGGGGTTTAATCAATCGGGTGGTAGAGGAAGAAGAGCTAGAAGAAGCCACGCTAGAGCTGCTGGGTCGAGCGACGAGGGGCAGCGCGGCTTCACGAGCAATGGGTAAGCGTGCGTTGCACCGCCAGCTGGGTATGGACCAAGAATCGGCCTACGACTATGCCATTGAGGTTATGGCGGCCGCTAGCCAACTAGAAGACGCTCAAGAAGGCATGCTCTCGTTTGTAGAGAAACGTCCCGCCGAGTGGAAACACCGATAA
- a CDS encoding MFS transporter — MSAQGDWKPLTEPPRAASVVFNQSPFVRLARAHVFLLAGDTLVALALAGSLFFSIDPDAARWRVALYLLLTVAPFAVVTPLIGPMLDRAAGGRRVMVFLSGAIRAVVALLMMRYLNSLLLFPLAFTMLVLGKSYHVAKSAIVPSTISTSDELVKANSRLSLLSGIAGGLAAVPGGLALLIGGAEWVCALAMLTFVAGSVLSLRLPPAEVVERPATEEEKVELRGAGIILAASAMGIMRGIVGFVTFLIAFTLRGSQIRPYVEGAGAEVGAMIRDGLGYATTTIATGSPAWHFGVAAALAGIGTPLGALLTPTLRKTLSEERIIMGSLALVTGVGALSMLFGGIVGAAAIALGVAVGSSAGKLGFDSILQRDAPDADRGRSFARFESRFQLIWVFGAAIPVVIPIPARVGYLLVAVAAGFAATSYVIGQRFLETTGKLPPRKTPEVANRLKAEALKRTESILHRRGEEESSEAHS, encoded by the coding sequence ATGAGTGCACAGGGTGATTGGAAGCCGTTAACAGAACCGCCCCGAGCTGCTTCGGTTGTCTTTAATCAGTCACCGTTCGTACGACTTGCGCGTGCCCACGTTTTCTTACTAGCTGGCGACACCCTGGTGGCGTTAGCGCTGGCCGGCTCACTGTTTTTCTCTATCGACCCCGATGCCGCCCGCTGGAGGGTGGCTTTGTACCTGCTGCTCACTGTGGCCCCATTTGCCGTAGTGACGCCGCTAATCGGGCCCATGCTCGACCGCGCTGCTGGTGGGCGCCGGGTAATGGTGTTTTTGTCGGGGGCGATTCGGGCGGTAGTAGCGCTCTTGATGATGCGTTACCTGAACTCGCTATTGCTGTTCCCACTGGCCTTTACGATGTTGGTGCTCGGCAAGAGCTATCACGTAGCCAAGAGTGCCATTGTACCAAGCACGATTAGCACTAGTGATGAACTGGTTAAAGCTAACTCGCGACTTTCGCTCCTCTCAGGCATCGCCGGTGGGTTAGCGGCCGTGCCCGGTGGTCTGGCGTTGCTCATTGGCGGGGCGGAATGGGTGTGTGCTTTAGCCATGCTCACTTTCGTAGCTGGTTCGGTGCTCTCATTGCGGCTGCCGCCAGCTGAGGTAGTGGAACGGCCCGCCACCGAAGAAGAAAAGGTTGAGCTGCGCGGCGCGGGCATCATTTTGGCGGCATCCGCCATGGGTATTATGCGCGGCATTGTGGGTTTCGTTACTTTCCTGATTGCCTTCACCCTGCGGGGTAGCCAAATTCGACCCTACGTTGAAGGTGCTGGTGCCGAAGTGGGAGCCATGATTCGTGACGGCTTGGGTTATGCCACCACCACCATCGCTACCGGATCACCGGCCTGGCATTTCGGCGTAGCAGCCGCGCTTGCAGGTATTGGGACACCGCTAGGGGCTCTACTAACTCCTACGCTTCGAAAGACCCTCTCGGAAGAACGAATCATTATGGGTTCACTGGCTCTCGTCACCGGGGTAGGAGCACTCTCAATGTTGTTTGGTGGCATTGTTGGCGCGGCCGCCATTGCTCTTGGTGTGGCGGTCGGTTCCTCGGCTGGCAAGCTGGGTTTCGATTCGATTCTGCAGCGCGACGCCCCCGATGCCGACCGGGGTCGCTCTTTTGCCCGGTTCGAAAGTCGTTTTCAGTTGATTTGGGTGTTCGGGGCCGCTATTCCGGTTGTAATTCCAATTCCGGCACGCGTGGGCTATTTGTTGGTAGCAGTGGCGGCTGGTTTTGCCGCCACTTCGTATGTAATTGGCCAGCGCTTCTTGGAAACTACTGGCAAGCTTCCACCCCGCAAGACACCTGAAGTTGCTAATCGCCTCAAGGCGGAAGCGTTGAAACGCACCGAATCGATTCTGCATCGTCGCGGTGAAGAGGAAAGCAGCGAGGCTCACTCGTAG
- a CDS encoding HEAT repeat domain-containing protein → MNGQPELDHLINDSSSGRRRRVAIAGHTGDEATARAHLNDRDPKVRASALTALSRLGAAKNSEIEQALGDPSSLVRRRALDVGRHLGGDVLPSLVPLLKDSEDTVCEVACWALGEQEPPNPKAAAALEEVAQNHTDRLCREAAIAALGALGEPRSLATILAATTDVATVRRRAVIALAPYDGPEVDEALERARNDRDWQVRQAAEDLLA, encoded by the coding sequence ATGAACGGTCAACCAGAACTCGACCATCTAATAAATGACAGTAGTAGCGGCCGACGACGACGAGTAGCCATAGCCGGACATACCGGAGACGAAGCTACTGCCCGAGCTCATCTAAATGACCGCGACCCGAAAGTTCGTGCTAGTGCCCTTACAGCCTTATCGCGACTTGGGGCTGCCAAAAACTCTGAAATTGAACAGGCTTTGGGCGACCCCAGTTCGTTGGTCCGCCGGCGTGCCCTAGATGTCGGTCGTCACTTAGGTGGAGACGTACTGCCATCGCTCGTGCCGTTGTTAAAAGACTCTGAGGACACTGTTTGCGAAGTAGCCTGTTGGGCCCTTGGGGAACAAGAACCACCCAACCCAAAGGCAGCCGCGGCGCTAGAAGAAGTGGCACAAAACCATACCGATCGCCTGTGTCGAGAAGCCGCCATCGCCGCCTTAGGGGCCCTAGGCGAACCCCGCTCTTTAGCCACAATATTGGCCGCCACAACCGACGTAGCCACAGTGCGGCGTCGAGCCGTTATTGCTTTGGCCCCCTATGACGGACCCGAAGTAGACGAAGCTTTAGAGCGTGCTCGAAACGACCGTGACTGGCAGGTCCGCCAAGCCGCCGAAGACCTGCTGGCCTAG
- a CDS encoding M48 family metallopeptidase — translation MSSLSTWRQIPHDPSDWFSAEEIARSREYQKPLARMRLVRGALGLVSLLVIIGLQLTPKLIEALGVTNWVAQLAIVAVFLEAVALLYDPALDWWVDLVHDKRWKLSNQTPAQFVTDQIKSLFLGVAMNIVLLVPLYAFIRSIDLWWFWAWLLLVGFSVGLGFLYPVVIAPIFNQFTPLPEGELAERIQVIAQRAGVDIEGAFVADESRRSTRDNAYVAGLGSTRRVVLYDTILEHPPEVVAQVVAHEVGHWRLGHLRKQIPLVAVAALVMMLALDLLSRWNGLWSAIGVDGIGDPASLPVLLLAIQLGFGAMGLTSAYVSRAFERQADLSALELLGEPDLMQEMLRRIYMKNLADLDPSRLKRLQATHPPAAERMALVEAWNAHALR, via the coding sequence ATGAGTAGCCTCTCCACCTGGCGGCAAATTCCACACGATCCGAGCGATTGGTTTAGCGCCGAAGAAATCGCTCGTTCCCGCGAATATCAAAAGCCGCTAGCCCGAATGCGTTTAGTTCGTGGCGCCTTAGGCCTGGTTAGCTTGCTCGTAATTATCGGATTGCAGCTGACCCCCAAGTTGATTGAGGCGCTGGGAGTAACAAACTGGGTAGCCCAGCTGGCCATCGTGGCTGTGTTCCTAGAAGCGGTTGCTCTGCTGTACGACCCTGCTCTTGATTGGTGGGTCGATTTAGTGCACGACAAACGCTGGAAACTATCGAACCAGACCCCAGCACAGTTCGTCACCGACCAAATTAAGAGCCTGTTTTTAGGTGTGGCGATGAACATTGTCTTGTTGGTGCCGCTCTACGCCTTTATCCGTTCCATTGATCTGTGGTGGTTCTGGGCGTGGTTGTTGCTGGTGGGTTTTAGCGTGGGTTTGGGTTTTTTGTACCCAGTTGTGATCGCACCCATCTTTAACCAGTTCACCCCGTTGCCAGAGGGGGAACTCGCCGAGCGCATTCAAGTGATTGCCCAGCGTGCGGGAGTCGATATTGAAGGGGCGTTTGTGGCCGACGAAAGCCGCCGATCAACCCGTGACAACGCTTATGTGGCTGGTCTTGGTTCTACTCGACGAGTAGTACTGTACGACACCATTCTTGAACACCCGCCCGAAGTGGTGGCACAGGTTGTGGCACACGAAGTAGGGCACTGGCGTTTAGGGCACCTGCGGAAACAAATTCCGCTTGTGGCTGTGGCGGCCTTGGTGATGATGCTCGCTCTTGACTTGTTGTCGCGTTGGAATGGTCTCTGGAGTGCAATTGGAGTTGACGGCATCGGAGATCCGGCGTCGCTCCCAGTGCTGCTTTTGGCAATTCAACTGGGTTTTGGTGCCATGGGGCTGACCAGCGCCTATGTTTCGAGAGCCTTTGAACGCCAGGCCGACCTGTCGGCTCTTGAACTTTTGGGTGAGCCCGATCTAATGCAAGAAATGTTACGGCGTATTTACATGAAGAACCTGGCTGATCTCGATCCCAGCCGTCTCAAGCGCCTCCAAGCCACTCATCCGCCCGCGGCCGAACGAATGGCCCTGGTGGAAGCATGGAACGCACACGCCCTTCGATGA
- a CDS encoding trypsin-like peptidase domain-containing protein gives MPIDDYPDMDGEDFQPPRHPDDRLWRHPAEFAWEASMSSQNPFLATGAQASEYSHQNAKHRGSGRSMLGTVVISSLFGASFALLTVFATGLGTRVEPAPLSQENIIDPGDSNVLAARSTLGVAEIATSVRSSVVQLRLGDDDLGDASAIVWNSDGYLVTDAQMVDSVEAVNVVLADGTTKKAAVIGVDPVTKLAVLHVNAPELTPADHKNTASVSVGDWAMAYGVSESGLPSISSGTISGVEERLSTQDGTLLYGMVRLGAALPDGVVGGPLVSAQGEVIGILLQGSGDSPFSWALPTTYAETVIDQLIETGSMTHPWLGVEGERRSGGPTITRITANSPASEAGLQVGDVLLRVDDEPLISMITLVTKIRSRLPGDTVVITYERDGEVETTEAVLAGH, from the coding sequence GTGCCCATAGATGACTACCCCGACATGGATGGAGAAGATTTCCAGCCACCACGGCACCCCGATGACCGGCTGTGGAGGCATCCAGCCGAGTTTGCTTGGGAAGCTTCGATGTCATCGCAAAACCCGTTCCTAGCCACCGGGGCGCAGGCCAGCGAATACTCTCATCAGAACGCAAAACACAGAGGTTCGGGTCGTTCGATGTTGGGCACGGTGGTGATCTCTAGTCTCTTCGGTGCTTCTTTCGCGCTCTTAACCGTATTCGCCACTGGGCTAGGCACCCGGGTTGAACCGGCGCCACTGAGCCAAGAAAACATTATTGATCCGGGCGATTCCAATGTTCTGGCAGCTCGAAGCACTCTGGGCGTGGCCGAAATAGCTACCAGCGTGCGCTCAAGTGTCGTCCAGCTACGACTTGGTGATGATGATTTGGGTGACGCCTCGGCCATAGTTTGGAACTCGGATGGCTACTTGGTCACCGACGCGCAAATGGTAGATTCCGTCGAGGCCGTGAACGTTGTTTTGGCTGATGGCACCACCAAAAAAGCCGCTGTGATTGGCGTTGACCCGGTTACGAAACTTGCGGTGCTTCATGTCAATGCCCCCGAGCTAACCCCAGCCGACCATAAAAATACTGCTTCGGTTTCGGTGGGAGATTGGGCTATGGCCTACGGGGTCAGTGAGTCGGGTTTGCCTTCCATTAGCTCGGGAACCATAAGCGGCGTGGAAGAGCGTCTAAGCACGCAAGACGGCACGTTGCTGTACGGCATGGTTCGCTTAGGCGCTGCTCTGCCCGACGGCGTGGTTGGTGGGCCTCTGGTTTCTGCCCAAGGGGAAGTAATTGGAATTCTGCTTCAAGGTAGCGGCGATTCGCCCTTTAGCTGGGCGCTGCCAACCACCTACGCCGAAACGGTGATCGACCAACTCATCGAAACTGGCAGCATGACTCACCCTTGGTTAGGTGTAGAAGGTGAACGTCGCAGCGGTGGGCCAACCATCACCAGAATCACCGCTAACAGTCCGGCCTCTGAAGCTGGCCTTCAGGTAGGTGACGTGCTGTTACGGGTCGACGATGAACCCCTGATTTCAATGATTACCCTCGTAACCAAGATTCGTAGCCGCTTGCCGGGCGACACCGTAGTTATTACCTATGAGCGCGATGGTGAGGTAGAAACCACCGAGGCTGTATTAGCAGGCCATTAA
- the tatA gene encoding twin-arginine translocase TatA/TatE family subunit, whose protein sequence is MNLGPAELAIILVIVLVLFGGAKLPSLARSLGQAQKEFKRGLSEGITDDGDTLGKPENDV, encoded by the coding sequence GTGAATCTCGGACCCGCAGAACTCGCCATTATTCTCGTTATCGTGCTGGTACTCTTTGGGGGCGCCAAGCTTCCTTCACTGGCACGGTCACTTGGTCAGGCGCAAAAAGAATTTAAACGGGGCCTAAGCGAAGGCATCACCGATGATGGTGACACCCTCGGCAAGCCCGAAAACGACGTCTAA